From the genome of Segatella hominis, one region includes:
- a CDS encoding sugar 3,4-ketoisomerase, whose amino-acid sequence MEKKEEIILLPKIFDPRGSLTVTEEMKNIPFHIHRVEYLYGISQGKVLEKYTEKEGYKFYVALSGSFRITIHEDDDTKRDYMLNRPYQGLLIQGDTHYSIYDFSNGVVCLEIE is encoded by the coding sequence ATGGAAAAGAAAGAAGAAATCATACTGTTGCCCAAAATATTCGACCCAAGGGGTAGCTTGACTGTGACGGAAGAGATGAAAAACATCCCTTTCCACATCCATCGCGTGGAATATCTATATGGCATCAGTCAGGGTAAAGTATTAGAAAAATACACAGAGAAAGAAGGCTATAAATTCTACGTAGCCCTCAGCGGCTCCTTTCGTATCACCATCCACGAAGATGATGATACGAAAAGAGATTATATGCTTAATCGCCCTTATCAGGGACTGCTCATCCAGGGTGACACCCACTACTCTATTTACGATTTCTCCAACGGAGTGGTCTGTCTGGAAATAGAATAA
- a CDS encoding metallophosphoesterase family protein: MKRRNLLSAALLSLVLFSGCDSVFDIHPYDVRVKGQTQINSTMITKIENAVKSQDTIRFAFISDSHQWLNDLSDLVGDINKRDSIDFVIHGGDITDFGSTREFEWTRDKLFKLNKPFVVLLGNHDCLGTGNQAYEKMFGNPDFSFIAGRVKFVCLNTNAIEYDYSMAVPNFDYMEEEVTSRADEFDRTVVCMHAAPYTEQFNNNVAKVFNYYTLNFPKLMFCLYGHGHHTEQTDIYKNGIMYYQVGNTPKREYYIFKITPKDYSYEIIKF, encoded by the coding sequence ATGAAAAGAAGGAATCTTCTATCAGCAGCATTACTTTCTTTAGTACTTTTTTCGGGTTGCGATTCGGTGTTTGATATCCATCCTTATGATGTGAGAGTAAAAGGGCAGACCCAGATAAATTCGACAATGATCACGAAGATAGAAAATGCCGTTAAGTCACAAGATACCATCCGTTTTGCTTTTATCAGCGACTCGCATCAGTGGTTGAACGACTTGTCTGATTTGGTGGGTGATATCAACAAGCGTGACAGTATCGATTTTGTAATTCATGGGGGTGACATTACAGACTTCGGTTCTACGCGAGAGTTTGAATGGACTCGTGATAAATTATTCAAACTCAATAAGCCTTTTGTCGTACTATTGGGTAATCACGACTGCTTAGGTACGGGCAATCAGGCCTATGAGAAGATGTTTGGAAATCCAGATTTCAGTTTCATCGCCGGACGTGTCAAGTTTGTCTGTCTCAATACCAATGCCATCGAATATGATTATTCAATGGCAGTTCCTAATTTTGATTATATGGAGGAAGAAGTGACCAGTCGGGCTGATGAGTTTGACCGGACGGTTGTGTGCATGCACGCCGCTCCTTATACAGAGCAGTTTAATAATAATGTGGCAAAGGTATTCAATTATTATACCCTTAACTTTCCGAAACTGATGTTCTGCCTGTATGGTCATGGGCATCACACAGAACAGACGGATATCTACAAGAATGGCATCATGTATTATCAGGTAGGCAACACGCCGAAGAGAGAGTATTATATATTTAAGATAACCCCAAAAGACTACAGTTATGAGATTATTAAATTCTAA
- a CDS encoding IS3 family transposase: MFGFTRQAYYQHEDNMLAALAEESFVIEYVKSIRKQDPGIGGRKLWLMYCKEFGEENAMGHCRFEDIISRYKLGVRSSNRKPRTTDSRHGLPTYPNKIKELIPSSPNEVWVSDITYQKIWDDAEQGTYHFCYISLITDYYTKEIIGYSVGESLSTRFPLKALNMALMRMESYKDIITPIHHSDRGVQYASNEYIKLLREYGIIPSMTECGNPKDNAVAERVNNTLKNELFMGLSFTSLQEVEEALERAVHFYNELRPHGSIGMLTPKEAAKQKGSLKKNWTSYREKYIKSLSVQEK; encoded by the coding sequence CTGTTTGGGTTTACTCGTCAAGCGTATTATCAGCACGAAGACAATATGCTTGCAGCCTTGGCAGAGGAATCGTTTGTAATAGAGTATGTTAAGTCTATTAGAAAGCAAGATCCAGGTATCGGCGGTCGTAAACTCTGGCTGATGTATTGCAAGGAGTTTGGAGAAGAGAACGCCATGGGACATTGCCGTTTCGAGGATATAATATCAAGGTACAAGTTGGGAGTGCGTTCTTCCAACCGAAAACCTCGTACAACGGACTCTCGTCATGGGTTACCCACATACCCCAACAAGATAAAAGAACTGATACCATCATCACCCAATGAAGTTTGGGTGAGCGACATTACATATCAGAAGATTTGGGATGATGCCGAACAAGGCACTTATCATTTCTGCTACATTTCTTTGATTACGGATTATTACACAAAAGAAATCATTGGCTATTCTGTCGGTGAGTCACTCTCCACCAGGTTCCCTTTGAAAGCCCTAAACATGGCCTTAATGCGCATGGAAAGTTATAAGGATATTATTACACCAATCCATCATTCCGATAGAGGTGTACAATATGCTAGTAACGAATACATCAAATTACTAAGGGAATACGGTATCATACCTAGCATGACAGAATGTGGCAATCCGAAGGATAATGCTGTAGCAGAGCGTGTCAATAACACGTTGAAGAACGAGTTATTCATGGGGCTTTCTTTTACTTCTTTACAGGAAGTAGAAGAGGCTTTAGAAAGGGCAGTACACTTTTACAATGAGTTACGCCCTCATGGAAGTATCGGGATGCTAACACCAAAGGAAGCTGCGAAACAAAAGGGAAGTTTAAAGAAAAATTGGACAAGTTATAGGGAAAAGTACATAAAATCCTTGTCAGTTCAGGAAAAATGA
- a CDS encoding IS3 family transposase translates to MWTQTVKELRAEDKNYSVSGLCKLFGFTRQAYYQHEDNMLAALAEESFVIEYVKSIRKQDPGIGGRKLWLMYCKEFGEENAMGHCRFEDIISRYKLGVRSSNRKPRTTDSRHGLPTYPNKIKELIPSSPNEVWVSDITYQKIWDDAEQGTYHFCYISLITDYYTKEIIGYSVGESLSTRFPLKALNMALMRMESYKDIITPIHHSDRGVQYASNEYIKLLREYGIIPSMTECGNPKDNAVAERVNNTLKNELFMGLSFTSLQEVEEALERAVHFYNELRPHGSIGMLTPKEAAKQKGSLKKNWTSYREKYIKSLSVQEK, encoded by the coding sequence ATCTGGACCCAAACAGTAAAGGAACTTCGTGCAGAGGACAAAAACTATAGTGTTTCTGGCCTCTGTAAACTGTTTGGGTTTACTCGTCAAGCGTATTATCAGCACGAAGACAATATGCTTGCAGCCTTGGCAGAGGAATCGTTTGTAATAGAGTATGTTAAGTCTATTAGAAAGCAAGATCCAGGTATCGGCGGTCGTAAACTCTGGCTGATGTATTGCAAGGAGTTTGGAGAAGAGAACGCCATGGGACATTGCCGTTTCGAGGATATAATATCAAGGTACAAGTTGGGAGTGCGTTCTTCCAACCGAAAACCTCGTACAACGGACTCTCGTCATGGGTTACCCACATACCCCAACAAGATAAAAGAACTGATACCATCATCACCCAATGAAGTTTGGGTGAGCGACATTACATATCAGAAGATTTGGGATGATGCCGAACAAGGCACTTATCATTTCTGCTACATTTCTTTGATTACGGATTATTACACAAAAGAAATCATTGGCTATTCTGTCGGTGAGTCACTCTCCACCAGGTTCCCTTTGAAAGCCCTAAACATGGCCTTAATGCGCATGGAAAGTTATAAGGATATTATTACACCAATCCATCATTCCGATAGAGGTGTACAATATGCTAGTAACGAATACATCAAATTACTAAGGGAATACGGTATCATACCTAGCATGACAGAATGTGGCAATCCGAAGGATAATGCTGTAGCAGAGCGTGTCAATAACACGTTGAAGAACGAGTTATTCATGGGGCTTTCTTTTACTTCTTTACAGGAAGTAGAAGAGGCTTTAGAAAGGGCAGTACACTTTTACAATGAGTTACGCCCTCATGGAAGTATCGGGATGCTAACACCAAAGGAAGCTGCGAAACAAAAGGGAAGTTTAAAGAAAAATTGGACAAGTTATAGGGAAAAGTACATAAAATCCTTGTCAGTTCAGGAAAAATGA
- the ltrA gene encoding group II intron reverse transcriptase/maturase, producing MKERMQKTLAEVKGCPQKDRTESEGYVGAQTFMWICEDNIVEVPFDKEHLLERIISPDNLLKAYKAVQRNKGCSGIDKMSCEQMLPWLLANKDVLIRSLLDGSYRPNPVKRVEIPKDNGKMRLLGIPTVIDRLVQQAINQTLTPIYERQFSPRSYGFRPRRGCHDALRSAQKMVDEGYIYVVDLDLERFFDTVSHSKLIEILSRTIKDGRVISLIHKYLRSGVMNKGMFETSEEGTPQGGPLSPLLSNIMLNELDKELTRRGLPFVRYADDSMIFCKSKRAAKRVKESITRFIEGKLHLKVNRDKTFVSYVQGVKYLGYSFYVMKGKCQLTVHPKAKAKMKAKLKELTSRSNGWGYAKRKQKLEEYIKGWVGYYHLANMKRFLIDMDEWLRRRLRMCIWKSWKRVKTRVANLVKCGIDKYQAYMWGNSRLGYWRIAGSYILCHAITNEKLSMAGYATLMGSYIEWHPKIGTAVCGTARTVV from the coding sequence ATGAAGGAAAGAATGCAGAAAACATTGGCAGAAGTCAAGGGCTGCCCACAGAAAGATAGGACGGAATCCGAAGGATATGTGGGAGCGCAGACCTTCATGTGGATATGTGAAGACAACATCGTGGAAGTACCATTCGATAAGGAACACCTATTGGAGCGCATCATCAGTCCCGATAACTTGCTCAAAGCCTACAAGGCAGTGCAGCGTAACAAGGGCTGTAGCGGTATCGACAAGATGTCATGTGAGCAAATGCTCCCTTGGCTCTTGGCTAATAAGGATGTCCTAATCCGTTCCTTGCTTGACGGTTCATACCGTCCGAACCCAGTTAAAAGGGTAGAGATACCCAAAGACAATGGCAAGATGCGCCTGTTGGGCATCCCCACGGTCATAGACCGTCTGGTTCAACAAGCCATCAATCAGACCCTAACCCCCATCTATGAGCGCCAATTCTCTCCAAGAAGCTACGGCTTTCGTCCGAGAAGAGGTTGCCATGATGCCCTGAGAAGTGCGCAGAAAATGGTCGATGAAGGCTACATCTATGTGGTTGACCTCGACTTGGAGCGTTTCTTCGACACGGTGAGCCACAGCAAACTCATAGAAATCCTCAGCCGCACGATAAAGGATGGCAGGGTAATAAGCCTTATCCACAAATATCTCCGCAGTGGTGTGATGAACAAAGGAATGTTCGAGACAAGTGAGGAAGGCACTCCACAAGGAGGACCGTTAAGTCCGCTTTTGAGTAATATCATGCTCAACGAGTTGGACAAGGAACTCACACGTCGAGGTCTCCCTTTTGTTCGCTACGCCGATGACTCGATGATATTTTGTAAGTCCAAGCGTGCAGCCAAGCGCGTGAAGGAATCCATAACCCGATTCATCGAAGGAAAACTTCATCTAAAGGTGAACAGGGATAAGACATTTGTGTCCTATGTGCAAGGTGTGAAATACCTTGGCTACTCCTTTTATGTAATGAAAGGCAAATGCCAACTCACTGTGCATCCAAAAGCCAAAGCCAAGATGAAAGCCAAACTCAAGGAGTTGACTTCCCGAAGCAATGGTTGGGGATATGCCAAGAGGAAGCAAAAACTTGAAGAGTACATAAAGGGTTGGGTAGGTTACTATCACCTTGCCAACATGAAACGTTTTCTCATAGACATGGATGAGTGGCTAAGGCGACGGCTACGTATGTGTATATGGAAGTCGTGGAAGAGGGTGAAAACGAGAGTTGCCAACTTGGTAAAGTGCGGTATAGACAAATACCAAGCTTACATGTGGGGCAATAGTCGTTTGGGTTATTGGCGCATAGCTGGCAGTTATATACTATGTCATGCGATAACCAACGAAAAGTTGAGCATGGCAGGCTATGCTACACTGATGGGTTCATACATCGAATGGCACCCAAAAATAGGAACCGCCGTATGCGGAACCGCACGTACGGTGGTGTGA